A region of Deltaproteobacteria bacterium DNA encodes the following proteins:
- a CDS encoding ABC transporter permease subunit yields MLEFFSHNSGEVVTLIIEHLFLVVVSVGIAVAIGVPLGILLTRKPALSKPILGFANIMQTVPSLALFGFLIPLNLYLFHFKILGGIGARTAIVALVLYSLLPIIRNTFTGISNVDPAIREAGRGMGMTDRQLLFQVELPLALGVIIAGIRVATVICVGTATIAAAIDAGGLGRYIFRGLRANDNTLILAGAVPAALIALCADLLLGYAERAILLSNAVKQNAKKVLWAGGAVATAVLLFGIVTALRAGPAQKIVVGSKDFTEQVILGELLAQAIEAKTDRQVVRRFDLGGNLAHEALVAGEIDLYVEYTGTGLLAILKEKPLADPQQVYRRVQAEYSKRFNAHWTEPLGFNNTFAILVRGDDARKFNLKTVTDAAKISAQWRAGFGQDFMSRADGYPGFGKAYGFHFQEIREMDLSLTYRALAEKQVDLIAGNSTDGLISRYGLFQLDDDRHYFPPYDAVPVVRQAALDKHPALRGLLKQLEGVLSVDEMRKLNYAVDGEKRQPKDVVREFLARKGLLLDSKIALLK; encoded by the coding sequence CTGCTAGAGTTTTTCAGCCACAACAGCGGTGAAGTCGTAACGCTGATCATCGAGCATCTGTTTCTCGTCGTGGTGTCAGTTGGCATTGCCGTCGCCATCGGCGTGCCGCTGGGGATTCTGCTAACGCGCAAGCCGGCGCTCAGCAAACCGATTCTCGGTTTTGCCAACATCATGCAGACGGTGCCGAGCTTGGCGCTGTTCGGCTTTTTGATTCCACTCAATCTGTACCTGTTTCACTTCAAGATCCTCGGTGGCATCGGCGCGCGCACGGCGATAGTTGCGTTGGTGCTTTATTCATTGCTGCCAATCATTCGCAACACGTTTACCGGTATCAGCAACGTCGATCCCGCCATCCGCGAGGCCGGACGCGGCATGGGCATGACCGACCGGCAATTGCTCTTTCAAGTGGAGTTGCCGCTCGCCCTCGGCGTAATCATTGCCGGCATCCGCGTCGCCACCGTGATTTGCGTGGGCACGGCGACCATCGCGGCGGCGATCGATGCCGGCGGGCTGGGCCGCTATATTTTTCGCGGCCTGCGCGCCAACGATAATACCTTGATACTCGCCGGCGCGGTGCCGGCGGCGTTGATTGCGCTCTGCGCCGATTTACTGCTCGGCTACGCGGAGCGGGCGATCTTACTGAGCAACGCGGTTAAACAAAACGCCAAAAAGGTTCTTTGGGCCGGCGGCGCCGTGGCCACCGCTGTGCTGCTGTTTGGCATTGTCACGGCGCTGCGCGCCGGGCCGGCGCAAAAAATCGTCGTCGGCTCGAAGGACTTCACCGAGCAAGTCATTCTCGGTGAACTGTTGGCTCAGGCGATCGAGGCCAAAACCGATCGCCAAGTGGTGCGCCGCTTCGATCTGGGCGGCAATCTCGCGCACGAAGCGCTGGTTGCCGGCGAAATCGATCTCTATGTCGAGTACACCGGCACCGGTCTGTTGGCGATTCTCAAGGAAAAGCCGTTGGCCGATCCACAGCAGGTCTACCGCCGGGTTCAAGCGGAATACTCTAAGCGCTTCAACGCCCACTGGACCGAACCGCTCGGCTTTAACAACACTTTTGCCATCCTCGTGCGCGGCGACGACGCGCGCAAGTTTAATCTTAAGACCGTCACCGACGCGGCGAAGATTTCCGCCCAGTGGCGCGCCGGCTTTGGGCAAGATTTCATGTCGCGCGCCGATGGTTACCCCGGCTTCGGCAAAGCCTATGGTTTTCACTTCCAAGAGATACGCGAGATGGATTTGTCGTTGACCTATCGCGCGTTGGCCGAGAAGCAGGTCGATCTGATTGCCGGTAACTCGACCGACGGACTGATAAGCCGCTACGGCCTATTTCAGTTGGATGACGACCGGCATTATTTTCCACCCTACGACGCGGTTCCGGTGGTGCGTCAAGCGGCGCTCGACAAGCATCCTGCTTTGCGTGGTTTGCTCAAGCAATTGGAAGGTGTTCTCAGCGTCGATGAGATGCGCAAGCTGAACTATGCGGTGGATGGCGAGAAGCGCCAACCGAAGGATGTCGTTCGCGAGTTTCTTGCGCGCAAGGGACTGCTACTCGATAGTAAAATTGCGCTTTTAAAATAG
- a CDS encoding ABC transporter substrate-binding protein, with protein MRGGMLMHFLSKFVFVGLLLQVSWSVDGFAQGRDKLRFGYAARAVAHSVPYVAKEAGFFAEDGIDAEIIHTAGSIAPMALAANEVDMTLMSAYLMIPVASQNKDIVMLGGFSRYATMVFVARPEIKSAQDLKGKIVGIQRPGDAYEKSARFALKHLGLDADKDIKMLALGSNDVMFGALQTGRVAATVLSPPGTLFARKAGMNFMVDLTDLKVEYQGSTITSRRSLVQKNPAMLTRVLRAMVRGVHLFKTRKEDTMRILGKFLGTQNREGLEESWEWAAKMPAKPYAVESAVQAVIDHLAESQPKFAHYKPTEFIDARLLTEIDKSGFIDKLYAGSAKGK; from the coding sequence ATGCGAGGTGGGATGTTGATGCATTTTCTATCGAAGTTTGTTTTTGTCGGGTTGCTGTTGCAGGTGAGCTGGAGCGTTGATGGTTTCGCGCAGGGCCGCGACAAGCTGCGGTTCGGCTACGCGGCGCGCGCGGTGGCGCACTCGGTTCCCTACGTCGCCAAGGAAGCCGGGTTCTTCGCCGAAGACGGAATCGATGCCGAGATCATCCATACCGCCGGTTCGATTGCGCCGATGGCGCTGGCGGCCAATGAAGTCGACATGACGTTGATGTCGGCGTACTTGATGATTCCAGTCGCCTCGCAGAACAAAGATATCGTTATGCTGGGTGGCTTTTCGCGCTACGCCACGATGGTGTTCGTCGCGCGGCCGGAGATCAAAAGCGCGCAGGACCTAAAAGGCAAGATCGTCGGCATCCAGCGCCCCGGTGACGCCTATGAAAAAAGCGCGCGTTTTGCTTTGAAACATCTTGGCTTGGACGCCGACAAAGATATCAAGATGCTCGCGCTCGGCAGCAACGACGTCATGTTCGGTGCCCTGCAAACGGGCAGAGTGGCAGCGACGGTGCTGTCGCCGCCGGGAACTCTTTTCGCGCGCAAAGCAGGCATGAATTTCATGGTCGATCTGACTGATCTGAAGGTGGAGTATCAAGGTTCGACGATCACCAGCCGGCGCTCGTTGGTGCAAAAAAATCCGGCGATGCTGACGCGCGTGCTGCGCGCCATGGTGCGCGGCGTGCACTTGTTCAAGACGCGCAAGGAGGACACCATGCGCATTCTCGGCAAGTTCCTCGGCACGCAAAACCGCGAGGGGCTTGAGGAGTCTTGGGAATGGGCCGCGAAGATGCCGGCAAAACCGTACGCGGTGGAGAGCGCCGTCCAGGCCGTCATCGACCATTTAGCCGAGAGCCAACCGAAATTCGCTCACTATAAGCCCACGGAATTCATCGACGCGCGGCTGCTGACGGAGATCGACAAGAGCGGGTTCATCGATAAGCTCTACGCGGGCTCGGCAAAAGGAAAATAA
- a CDS encoding L-histidine N(alpha)-methyltransferase produces the protein MSAITCKPEFFAAGQKQLWHSEEPAIWAPVGGNHIEDPARSVMKTLWDQPRWLEAFHLYDERGSELFEQICELPEYYLTRTENSILERDAEKIIAAAPVECIVELGAGFSKKTVHLLTAQTLQRSRTIFAPIDVSISGLQASRDAVAREFPAVEFHGLHSRYETGFGSIDRALPTLFVFLGSTIGNFNPPAFVHFFSELADAMGPNDFLLLGADRVKDVNTLEPAYADAKGLTAEFILNVFLNINRLTGSNFDASKMRYHSWFNPEWSQIEMYAVANAAQEIHFPSYGSAFHWHKNERILVEISRKFDPLRLQEQFRYFGLHSVGHFTDAKEWFSLLLFKKSI, from the coding sequence ATGAGCGCGATCACATGCAAACCCGAGTTTTTTGCCGCGGGCCAAAAACAATTATGGCATTCGGAAGAACCGGCCATCTGGGCACCGGTGGGCGGGAATCACATCGAAGATCCGGCGCGCTCAGTCATGAAAACCCTGTGGGACCAACCGCGCTGGTTGGAAGCCTTTCATCTGTATGACGAGCGCGGCTCCGAGCTGTTCGAGCAAATCTGCGAGCTGCCGGAATACTATCTGACGCGCACCGAAAACAGCATCCTCGAGCGCGATGCCGAAAAAATCATCGCCGCGGCGCCGGTGGAGTGCATCGTTGAGCTGGGCGCCGGCTTCAGCAAGAAAACGGTCCATTTGCTGACCGCACAAACACTCCAGCGCAGCCGCACGATCTTCGCCCCCATCGACGTAAGCATTTCGGGGCTGCAGGCGTCGCGTGACGCCGTTGCCAGAGAATTTCCCGCCGTCGAATTTCACGGCCTGCACTCCCGTTACGAGACCGGCTTTGGCAGCATCGACAGAGCGCTGCCGACGCTGTTCGTTTTTCTCGGCAGCACCATCGGCAATTTCAATCCGCCGGCCTTCGTGCACTTCTTTAGCGAGCTGGCTGACGCCATGGGCCCCAATGATTTTCTGCTACTCGGCGCCGACCGCGTAAAAGATGTGAACACTCTGGAACCGGCTTACGCCGACGCAAAGGGACTCACCGCCGAATTCATTCTAAATGTCTTTCTCAACATCAACCGGCTGACCGGCAGCAACTTCGACGCAAGCAAGATGCGCTACCATTCGTGGTTCAACCCGGAGTGGAGCCAAATCGAAATGTATGCCGTCGCCAATGCGGCTCAGGAAATTCACTTCCCCAGCTACGGCTCAGCTTTTCACTGGCACAAAAATGAAAGAATCTTGGTCGAGATCAGCCGCAAGTTCGACCCGCTCCGTTTGCAAGAGCAGTTTCGCTATTTCGGCCTACACAGCGTCGGCCACTTCACCGACGCTAAAGAATGGTTCTCCCTGCTGCTGTTCAAGAAGTCCATTTAG
- a CDS encoding M20 family peptidase: protein MKRLWLIILVLAASLSPILTIRTLSLRSRQISTAATESIAVDSASASKRLSAAIQFRTVAPPQGQAEAFSVLHELLQKSFPLLHATLAREKIAEHSLLYIWQGSNPALNPILLLAHQDVVPADETSASRWTHPPFSGVVANGYVWGRGTMDDKSSLLAMLEAVEALLKSGFQPARSIYFAFGHYEEIGGHNGAAAIAARLKARGLEFEFILDEGLNITDGIIPNTDRPVALIGIAEKGYLSLELTVSGSGGHSSAPPARTPIGILSSAIDRLERQPMPTRITLPTEQMFEFLAPEMAWPQTMILANLWLFSPLVQRQLAQSPLTNTIVRTTQAATVFRGGLSENVLADHARAVMNYRILPGDSIGSVIDHVRHVVADPNVKIAPFKTQAEPSAISNPAAPGLTLIQRSLKQVAPDVLFAPALLVATTDSRHYASLSRNIYRFVPIRLKPDDAQRYHGVDERIALEDYERCIKFYAQLIKNSQVGIDSTRQG, encoded by the coding sequence ATGAAACGACTCTGGCTTATCATCTTGGTTTTGGCGGCAAGCCTCAGCCCTATCCTGACGATACGCACGCTGTCGTTGCGCTCGCGACAAATCAGCACGGCGGCAACCGAGTCGATCGCCGTTGACTCAGCATCAGCCAGCAAGCGACTCAGCGCGGCGATCCAATTTCGCACGGTCGCGCCGCCACAAGGCCAAGCCGAAGCCTTCTCAGTACTGCATGAGTTACTGCAAAAATCATTTCCGCTTCTGCACGCGACGCTTGCGAGAGAAAAAATTGCCGAGCATAGCTTGCTCTACATTTGGCAAGGCAGCAATCCGGCTCTCAATCCGATTCTGTTGCTGGCGCACCAAGATGTCGTGCCGGCGGATGAGACGAGCGCATCGCGTTGGACCCACCCACCGTTCTCGGGCGTTGTCGCCAACGGTTACGTTTGGGGCCGCGGCACCATGGACGATAAATCCAGCCTCCTAGCAATGCTTGAAGCGGTCGAAGCGCTGCTGAAGAGCGGGTTCCAGCCCGCGCGTTCGATCTACTTCGCCTTCGGCCACTACGAAGAAATCGGCGGACACAACGGCGCCGCGGCGATTGCTGCACGACTGAAGGCGCGCGGCCTGGAGTTCGAATTCATCCTCGATGAAGGCCTCAACATCACCGACGGCATCATTCCAAACACCGATCGCCCGGTGGCGTTGATCGGCATCGCCGAAAAAGGCTACCTCAGCCTGGAACTGACAGTGAGCGGCAGCGGCGGTCATTCATCGGCGCCGCCGGCGCGCACGCCGATCGGCATCTTAAGCAGCGCCATCGATCGGCTGGAGCGCCAACCGATGCCCACGCGCATCACCCTGCCCACCGAGCAGATGTTCGAGTTTCTGGCACCGGAAATGGCATGGCCGCAAACAATGATTCTGGCAAATCTTTGGTTGTTCAGCCCGTTAGTGCAGAGGCAGTTAGCCCAGTCGCCGCTGACGAATACCATCGTTCGAACAACCCAGGCAGCCACGGTGTTTCGCGGCGGTCTCAGTGAGAACGTTCTAGCCGATCATGCCCGCGCCGTTATGAACTATCGCATTCTTCCCGGCGATAGCATTGGAAGTGTCATCGATCACGTGCGCCACGTGGTGGCGGACCCGAATGTAAAAATCGCCCCGTTCAAGACTCAAGCCGAGCCATCGGCCATATCGAACCCCGCTGCGCCCGGCCTTACCTTGATCCAACGCAGCCTCAAGCAAGTGGCGCCTGACGTATTATTTGCGCCCGCTTTACTCGTCGCCACCACGGACTCACGGCACTACGCCAGCTTGAGCCGAAACATCTATCGTTTTGTGCCAATCCGGTTGAAACCAGACGACGCGCAGCGCTACCACGGCGTCGACGAGCGCATCGCACTGGAAGACTACGAACGCTGCATCAAATTTTACGCCCAGCTGATCAAGAACAGCCAGGTAGGTATTGATTCAACAAGGCAGGGTTAA
- a CDS encoding aspartyl/glutamyl-tRNA amidotransferase subunit A, whose amino-acid sequence MSTLQVDGATITALAPQIKAKKLSAVALTESFLARIHAVNPALNAYQTLTENEALNQARKLDKELRAGNWRGPLHGIPFSIKDNLATRGVKTTAGSKHLANWLPDFDATVVERLKAAGAVLLGKTNMHEWASGSTTINPYYGTTANPWDKTRIVGGSSGGSAAAVAASLCLGSIGTDNAGSVRNPAALCGVVGLKATFGRVSRYGGVLGTGGFSTDQFGPLAKTVRDCALILRPIAGHDPQDPLSSGETVPNYVSSLGKPVKGLRVGVIGGYFDDLMSREVKSVFDAALRQLKTLGMKIVEIKIPHMDLIPAVQLATSRVENVATAHEHLRNAPRDFSPALLYRHVKALMMPADVYMTAQRVRRLICDEFDAVLAKVDVIAAPTVGLPAETVEESRQGFVMVDGEKVALAEERGNRGTLCTIPFNVTGLPALSLCCGFSSNGLPIGMQIVAGAFEEGLIFQVGHAYELAAGWYLRKPAL is encoded by the coding sequence ATGAGCACGCTGCAAGTCGATGGTGCGACTATTACTGCCCTGGCGCCGCAGATCAAAGCCAAGAAGCTCTCGGCGGTGGCGTTGACCGAGAGTTTTCTCGCTCGTATTCATGCCGTTAATCCAGCCCTCAATGCCTATCAAACCCTGACCGAGAACGAGGCGTTAAATCAGGCGCGCAAGCTCGACAAAGAGTTGCGCGCCGGAAACTGGCGCGGGCCGCTGCACGGCATACCGTTTTCGATCAAAGATAATCTGGCGACCCGCGGCGTGAAAACGACCGCCGGTTCGAAGCACTTGGCGAATTGGCTGCCCGACTTCGATGCTACGGTGGTCGAGCGGCTCAAAGCTGCCGGCGCCGTGTTGCTCGGCAAGACCAACATGCATGAGTGGGCGTCGGGCAGCACGACGATCAACCCCTATTACGGCACGACGGCCAATCCCTGGGACAAGACCCGCATTGTCGGCGGATCGAGCGGCGGCTCGGCGGCCGCGGTGGCGGCGAGTCTGTGCCTCGGTTCCATCGGCACGGACAACGCCGGCTCGGTGCGCAACCCGGCGGCGCTGTGCGGCGTAGTCGGCTTGAAGGCGACTTTCGGACGGGTCAGCCGCTATGGCGGCGTGCTTGGCACCGGCGGTTTTTCCACCGACCAGTTTGGGCCGTTGGCCAAGACGGTGCGCGATTGCGCGCTCATCCTGCGGCCGATCGCCGGCCATGACCCGCAGGATCCGTTGAGCTCCGGCGAAACTGTGCCCAACTATGTCAGCTCGCTTGGTAAGCCAGTGAAAGGTTTGCGCGTCGGTGTGATCGGCGGTTACTTCGATGACTTGATGAGCCGAGAAGTGAAAAGTGTCTTCGACGCGGCGCTGCGGCAGCTCAAGACGTTGGGCATGAAGATTGTCGAGATCAAAATTCCGCACATGGATTTGATTCCGGCGGTGCAGTTGGCCACCAGCCGGGTGGAAAATGTCGCGACGGCGCACGAACATCTGCGCAACGCGCCGCGCGATTTTAGCCCGGCGCTGCTCTATCGCCACGTCAAAGCGTTGATGATGCCCGCCGACGTGTACATGACGGCGCAGCGGGTGCGGCGCTTGATCTGCGACGAGTTCGACGCCGTGCTGGCGAAGGTCGACGTGATTGCCGCGCCGACGGTGGGCTTGCCGGCCGAAACGGTGGAGGAGAGCCGCCAAGGCTTCGTCATGGTGGACGGCGAGAAGGTCGCGCTTGCGGAAGAACGCGGCAATCGCGGCACGTTGTGCACGATACCTTTCAATGTGACCGGCTTGCCGGCGCTGAGTCTTTGTTGCGGCTTTTCCAGCAACGGGTTGCCGATCGGCATGCAGATCGTTGCTGGAGCGTTCGAGGAGGGGTTAATTTTTCAAGTTGGGCATGCGTACGAGCTGGCAGCGGGGTGGTATCTGAGAAAGCCGGCGCTGTGA
- the uvrB gene encoding excinuclease ABC subunit UvrB: MLRDRDQGQFKLVADFKPQGDQPQAIDKLVAGVQANKKHQVLLGVTGSGKTFTMGNVVARTNKTTLVIAPNKTLAAQLYNEFRTLFPDNAVRYFVSYYDYYQPEAYVPSTDTYIEKDSSINDEIDKLRHSATKALLERRDTLIVASVSCIYGLGSPEAYFDLMVYLEEGTTINRDQMLRKLVDIQYQRSDYDFHRGTFRVRGDIVEIFPAYEDSSALRVEFFDETIETIQEIDPIRGKVLRRVDKACVYPASHYVTGEDRMKKAILGIRLELKERLKELQEQKKLLEAQRLQQRTLYDLELLEEMGFCPGIENYSRHLTGRNPGEPPPTLLSYFPSDFLLIIDESHVTVPQIGGMYRGDRSRKETLVEYGFRLPSALDNRPLNFDEFSACVSQTIYVSATPANYEMEQSRRMVVEQVIRPTGLMDPEIIVRPARTQVDDLLGEIRKRVERNERVLVTTLTKRMAEDLTDYYQDLNVKVRYLHSDIETLERVEIIRQLRTGEFDVLVGINLLREGLDLPEVSLVAILDADKEGFLRSDRSLIQTIGRAARNVNGKVILYADGMTDSMQRAMGETDRRRALQAAYNKKYKITPQTVIRALGSPLVKIYDADYVDVPLAAESGAKYGAKEITRKLRQLKKEMQEAAANLEFERAAELRDQLRALEAKDLAARDATPVASED, from the coding sequence ATGTTACGCGATCGAGATCAAGGGCAGTTTAAGCTCGTCGCCGATTTCAAACCGCAGGGCGATCAGCCGCAAGCCATCGACAAGCTGGTTGCCGGCGTCCAGGCCAACAAGAAGCATCAAGTGCTGCTCGGTGTCACCGGCTCGGGCAAGACGTTTACCATGGGCAATGTTGTGGCGCGCACCAACAAGACGACGCTGGTGATCGCGCCCAATAAGACCCTCGCCGCGCAGCTCTACAATGAATTTCGCACGTTGTTTCCGGACAACGCGGTGCGCTATTTCGTCAGCTATTACGATTACTACCAGCCGGAAGCCTACGTCCCGTCGACCGACACCTATATCGAAAAGGATTCGTCGATCAACGATGAAATCGACAAGCTGCGCCACTCGGCGACCAAGGCGCTGCTCGAACGGCGCGATACGTTGATCGTCGCCAGCGTGTCGTGCATCTACGGTCTCGGTTCTCCGGAAGCTTATTTTGACTTGATGGTCTATCTGGAAGAGGGGACGACCATCAACCGCGATCAGATGCTGCGCAAGCTGGTCGACATACAATACCAGCGCAGCGACTACGATTTTCACCGCGGCACCTTTCGCGTGCGCGGCGATATCGTCGAGATTTTTCCGGCCTACGAAGACAGCTCGGCGCTGCGGGTCGAATTTTTCGATGAGACCATCGAGACGATTCAGGAGATCGACCCGATCCGCGGCAAAGTTCTGCGCCGGGTCGACAAAGCCTGCGTCTATCCGGCGAGCCACTACGTCACCGGCGAAGATCGCATGAAGAAGGCGATCTTGGGCATACGCCTGGAGCTCAAAGAACGGCTGAAGGAATTACAGGAGCAAAAGAAGCTGCTCGAAGCGCAGCGGCTGCAGCAGCGCACGCTTTACGATCTGGAGCTGCTCGAAGAGATGGGTTTTTGCCCCGGCATCGAAAACTATTCGCGCCATTTGACCGGCCGCAATCCCGGCGAGCCCCCGCCGACGCTGCTGAGCTACTTCCCCAGTGACTTTTTGCTGATCATCGACGAGAGCCACGTCACCGTGCCGCAGATCGGCGGCATGTATCGCGGCGACCGCTCGCGCAAGGAAACCCTGGTCGAATACGGCTTTCGCCTGCCGTCAGCGCTCGACAATCGGCCGCTCAACTTCGATGAGTTTTCTGCTTGCGTGAGCCAGACGATCTACGTCTCGGCCACGCCGGCCAACTACGAAATGGAGCAGAGCCGGCGCATGGTCGTCGAACAGGTGATTCGGCCCACCGGTTTGATGGACCCAGAAATCATCGTGCGCCCGGCGCGCACCCAGGTCGACGACCTGCTGGGCGAAATCCGCAAACGGGTCGAGCGCAACGAGCGCGTGCTCGTGACCACTCTGACCAAGCGCATGGCCGAGGATCTCACCGATTATTATCAAGATCTCAACGTCAAAGTGCGTTATCTTCACTCCGACATCGAAACTCTGGAACGCGTCGAAATCATACGCCAGCTGCGCACCGGCGAGTTCGATGTGCTGGTGGGCATTAACCTGTTGCGCGAGGGACTCGATTTACCGGAAGTGTCGTTGGTGGCGATTCTCGATGCCGACAAGGAAGGCTTTCTCCGTTCCGACCGCTCGCTCATCCAAACCATCGGCCGCGCCGCGCGCAACGTCAACGGCAAAGTGATTCTCTACGCCGACGGCATGACCGATTCGATGCAGCGGGCGATGGGTGAGACCGACCGTAGACGGGCTTTGCAAGCGGCCTACAACAAGAAATACAAAATCACACCTCAGACGGTCATCCGCGCCCTCGGCTCGCCGCTGGTAAAGATTTACGACGCAGACTACGTCGATGTGCCGTTGGCAGCGGAATCCGGTGCAAAGTACGGTGCTAAAGAAATTACGCGTAAGCTGCGCCAGCTCAAAAAGGAGATGCAGGAAGCGGCGGCTAATTTAGAGTTCGAGCGCGCCGCAGAGCTGCGCGACCAACTGCGCGCGTTGGAGGCAAAGGATCTGGCGGCGCGTGACGCAACGCCGGTGGCGAGCGAGGATTAA
- a CDS encoding ATP-binding cassette domain-containing protein, whose amino-acid sequence MHMSAERSIEFDRVSFRLPNGKTLLSDLTLAVNRGETLVLLGRSGSGKTTTMKLINRLIDPTSGELRIEGKRTVEWDAIALRRRIGYVIQEIGLFPHLTIEENIGVVPRLEGWQPDRIASRARELLAMVGLEPARFASRYPKELSGGQRQRVGVARALAADPPIILLDEPFGALDPITRREIQQEFRMLQEKLHKTMVFVTHDIGEAFILGTRIALLKDGEMILLGPPAELLESPHSEARAFADCFRDGQTVGRPA is encoded by the coding sequence TTGCACATGAGCGCCGAGCGCAGCATCGAGTTCGATCGTGTGAGTTTCCGCTTGCCCAACGGCAAGACTTTGCTCAGCGATCTGACGCTTGCGGTCAACCGCGGCGAGACGCTCGTGCTGCTGGGCCGCAGCGGCTCAGGAAAAACCACGACGATGAAGCTAATCAATCGGCTCATCGATCCGACGAGCGGTGAGCTGCGCATCGAAGGCAAGCGCACCGTCGAATGGGACGCCATTGCGCTGCGCCGCCGCATTGGCTATGTGATTCAAGAGATCGGGCTGTTTCCGCATCTTACGATCGAGGAAAACATCGGTGTCGTGCCGCGCCTGGAAGGTTGGCAGCCGGATAGGATTGCCAGCCGGGCGCGTGAGTTACTCGCGATGGTTGGCTTGGAGCCGGCACGTTTTGCTTCGCGTTATCCGAAGGAGTTGTCCGGCGGGCAGCGCCAACGCGTCGGCGTGGCGCGGGCGCTGGCCGCCGACCCGCCGATCATTTTGCTCGATGAGCCCTTCGGCGCCCTCGATCCAATTACTCGCCGCGAAATTCAGCAAGAGTTTCGCATGCTGCAGGAAAAGCTCCACAAGACCATGGTCTTTGTCACGCACGACATCGGCGAAGCTTTTATTCTTGGCACGCGCATCGCGCTCTTGAAGGATGGCGAGATGATTCTGCTCGGCCCGCCGGCGGAACTATTAGAATCGCCCCATTCCGAAGCGCGCGCGTTTGCCGACTGTTTTCGCGACGGTCAAACCGTGGGGAGACCGGCGTGA
- a CDS encoding amidohydrolase, with the protein MAKVKGFIDADGHVVEADRELLDFLPGNFKGREDLLSFPFFPTLDGFHRQARRVMDGKGRFIAKASLKEWQEFLDEDEIAWSVLYPTTGLTFGLVRDPDWACALATGYNNYLYETFTRHEKRLKGMALIPLQNIPAAVNELRRAIKELGFVGAVLPAVGLRHPFGDDRYFPVYESAQELGALLAVHAAPTQGIGVDGFDKLIEVRTLSHGFGQMIQVTSMVYNGVFDRFPRLKVAYAEAGCGWVPYLMERLDLEYEHRSAQAPACKVLPSEHFKSGRIFIHCELEDRCIHQIADGLRDDILFCASDFPHEPRREFRENIERFMAREDVSAETKHKICFENPKRMYPLA; encoded by the coding sequence ATGGCAAAGGTCAAAGGATTCATCGATGCCGATGGGCATGTGGTAGAGGCTGATCGCGAGCTGCTGGATTTCTTGCCGGGAAACTTCAAGGGTAGGGAGGATCTGCTGTCGTTTCCGTTTTTTCCCACGCTCGACGGTTTTCATCGCCAGGCGCGCCGTGTGATGGACGGCAAAGGCCGCTTCATCGCCAAGGCGAGCTTGAAAGAGTGGCAGGAATTTCTCGACGAAGACGAAATTGCCTGGTCAGTGCTCTATCCCACCACCGGGTTAACCTTCGGCCTGGTGCGTGACCCGGACTGGGCCTGCGCACTGGCCACCGGCTACAACAACTATCTCTACGAGACTTTCACCAGGCACGAGAAGCGCCTCAAGGGCATGGCGCTGATTCCGCTGCAAAATATTCCCGCGGCGGTGAACGAGCTGCGCCGCGCTATCAAAGAACTGGGCTTTGTCGGTGCTGTCTTGCCGGCCGTCGGATTACGCCATCCCTTCGGCGACGACAGATATTTTCCCGTATACGAATCCGCCCAGGAATTGGGCGCGCTGCTCGCGGTGCATGCGGCGCCGACGCAAGGCATTGGCGTCGACGGCTTCGACAAATTGATCGAAGTGCGCACGCTGAGCCACGGCTTTGGCCAGATGATCCAAGTGACCAGCATGGTCTACAACGGCGTGTTCGATCGCTTTCCGCGCCTAAAAGTCGCGTACGCCGAAGCCGGCTGCGGCTGGGTGCCCTACCTGATGGAACGGTTAGATTTGGAATACGAGCATCGCAGCGCCCAAGCGCCGGCCTGCAAGGTTCTCCCGTCGGAGCATTTCAAGAGCGGGCGCATCTTCATCCACTGCGAGCTGGAAGACCGCTGCATCCACCAGATCGCCGACGGGCTGCGCGACGATATTTTGTTTTGCGCCAGCGATTTCCCGCACGAGCCGCGCCGCGAGTTTCGCGAGAACATCGAGCGCTTCATGGCGCGCGAAGATGTCAGCGCCGAGACCAAACATAAGATCTGCTTCGAAAATCCCAAGCGCATGTATCCGCTGGCGTGA